In one window of Onychomys torridus chromosome 5, mOncTor1.1, whole genome shotgun sequence DNA:
- the Diras2 gene encoding GTP-binding protein Di-Ras2: MPEQSNDYRVAVFGAGGVGKSSLVLRFVKGTFRESYIPTVEDTYRQVISCDKSVCTLQITDTTGSHQFPAMQRLSISKGHAFILVYSITSRQSLEELKPIYEQICEIKGDVESIPIMLVGNKCDESPNREVQSSEAEALARTWKCAFMETSAKLNHNVKELFQELLNLEKRRTVSLQIDGKKSKQQKRKEKLKGKCVVM; encoded by the coding sequence ATGCCGGAACAGAGCAATGACTACCGGGTGGCCGTGTTTGGGGCAGGTGGTGTCGGCAAGAGCTCCCTCGTTTTGAGGTTTGTGAAAGGGACCTTCCGGGAGAGCTACATTCCAACTGTGGAAGACACGTACCGGCAGGTGATCAGCTGTGACAAGAGTGTATGCACACTGCAGATCACGGACACAACCGGCAGCCACCAGTTCCCGGCCATGCAGCGGCTGTCCATCTCCAAGGGTCACGCCTTCATCCTGGTCTACTCCATCACCAGCCGGCAGTCCCTGGAGGAACTCAAGCCCATCTATGAGCAGATCTGTGAGATCAAGGGGGACGTGGAGAGCATCCCCATCATGCTGGTGGGGAACAAGTGTGATGAGAGCCCCAACCGTGAGGTACAGAGCAGCGAGGCAGAGGCCCTGGCACGCACATGGAAGTGTGCTTTCATGGAGACATCGGCCAAGCTCAACCACAATGTCAAGGAACTTTTCCAGGAACTGCTCAACCTGGAGAAGCGCAGGACCGTGAGCCTCCAGATCGATGGCAAGAAGAGCAAGcagcagaagaggaaagagaaactcaAGGGCAAGTGTGTGGTCATGTGA